A genomic segment from Lujinxingia sediminis encodes:
- a CDS encoding phospholipase D-like domain-containing protein, which translates to MFEFFPGFDPATFEWNWTWWTTVAWSGRVLGIALIPTVLLQRGTRPMAALAWILTLLAMPFIGAALWWIIGRNHMRRRKRRRSRAQARISRSFHDLARGSDADAAVAADSPLSPLNSLSAISPARNLVLHDEHGIFPPIRDNLARPLPSSAVAFDAFEAAIRDAKHHIHFEFFIWREDATGQRFRDLLAERARAGVEVRILYDAIGSSSIRKRFIKPLLDAGASAAPFLPVRLLERRLRVNFRNHRKLLIIDGEVGFTGGVNIADDYLEWFDMAVELRGPIVYQLQEVFAEDWHFATGEDLAEERYFSGLSDHSPAAIEADDTGALTGQTARAEESMRERGDLPRAIPTVARIVASGPDDTLDTIHKMFFLAITSATERLYLITPYFVPDSAIMAALQTASMRGVDVRIIVPQQSDVPITQHAGRSYWEGLLEVGVRIFEYRDRVLHAKLIVHDRDHIFMGSANMDIRSFRLNFEANCVLESHPLNRQMCRLFLETQSRSTEIELDAHRARPYRTRLMEGFARLLSPLL; encoded by the coding sequence ATGTTCGAATTTTTTCCCGGCTTTGATCCCGCAACCTTCGAGTGGAACTGGACCTGGTGGACGACGGTGGCCTGGAGCGGGCGAGTGCTGGGCATCGCGCTCATTCCCACAGTCCTGCTTCAGCGGGGCACTCGCCCGATGGCGGCGCTGGCGTGGATCTTGACCCTGCTGGCGATGCCTTTTATCGGCGCGGCGCTCTGGTGGATCATCGGTCGCAACCATATGCGGCGTCGTAAGCGGCGACGCTCGCGCGCTCAGGCGCGCATCTCCCGCTCTTTTCATGATCTGGCTCGCGGCTCAGACGCCGACGCGGCGGTCGCCGCTGACAGCCCACTCAGCCCGCTCAATTCGCTCTCGGCGATCTCGCCAGCCCGCAACCTGGTCCTTCACGATGAACACGGGATCTTCCCGCCCATCCGCGACAACCTCGCCCGCCCACTCCCCTCCTCGGCGGTGGCGTTCGACGCCTTTGAGGCGGCGATCCGCGATGCGAAACATCATATCCACTTTGAGTTCTTCATCTGGCGCGAGGATGCCACCGGCCAGCGTTTTCGCGATCTCCTCGCCGAGCGCGCCCGCGCCGGCGTGGAGGTGCGCATCCTCTACGATGCCATCGGCTCCTCGAGCATCCGCAAACGCTTTATAAAGCCGCTTCTCGACGCCGGTGCCAGCGCTGCCCCCTTTCTCCCGGTCCGTCTTCTGGAGCGCCGCCTGCGCGTCAACTTCCGCAACCACCGCAAGCTGCTCATCATCGATGGAGAGGTCGGATTTACCGGCGGGGTCAACATCGCCGATGACTACCTGGAGTGGTTCGATATGGCCGTCGAGTTACGCGGCCCGATCGTCTACCAGCTCCAGGAGGTGTTTGCCGAAGACTGGCACTTTGCGACCGGCGAAGACCTCGCTGAAGAGCGCTATTTCAGCGGACTTTCGGACCACTCCCCTGCGGCCATTGAGGCCGACGACACGGGCGCTCTCACGGGCCAGACCGCCAGGGCTGAAGAGAGCATGAGGGAGCGCGGCGACCTGCCCCGCGCCATCCCCACCGTCGCCCGCATCGTGGCGAGCGGCCCCGACGACACCCTCGATACGATCCACAAGATGTTCTTTCTGGCGATCACCTCGGCCACCGAGCGTCTCTACCTGATCACACCCTACTTTGTGCCCGACAGCGCGATCATGGCTGCGCTTCAAACCGCCTCGATGCGCGGGGTCGACGTGCGTATCATCGTGCCTCAGCAGAGCGATGTGCCCATCACCCAGCACGCCGGTCGCTCCTACTGGGAGGGGCTCCTGGAGGTGGGCGTGCGCATCTTCGAGTACCGCGACCGGGTCTTGCACGCCAAACTCATCGTCCACGACCGCGACCACATCTTTATGGGAAGCGCCAACATGGACATCCGTAGTTTTCGGCTCAACTTCGAGGCCAACTGCGTGCTGGAGAGCCACCCGCTCAACCGTCAGATGTGCCGACTTTTCCTTGAAACCCAGAGCCGCTCCACCGAGATTGAGCTCGACGCGCACCGCGCACGTCCCTACCGCACTCGCCTCATGGAGGGTTTTGCACGCCTCCTCAGCCCGCTGCTTTAA
- the rpsB gene encoding 30S ribosomal protein S2 encodes MNQVTMRDLLEAGVHFGHQTNRWNPKMRPFIFGERNGIHIIDLSQTVRMFADAYDFVAKVAAKGETIMFVGTKKQAQDAIREQAERAGQFYVINRWLGGTMTNFQTIRNSINRLKELDKMSRDGSYAKYTKKEVLMFEREKERLENNVGGIRDMNGVPGALFIIDPKKEENAVKEAKKLGIPVVAVCDSNCDPREIDYPIPGNDDAIRAIRLFASAIAEACLEGSKSASQRREQSAREAAKESADFNAPQKGKAAEVEVQRVSRPEKSEGDSGEAKAE; translated from the coding sequence ATGAACCAAGTTACGATGCGAGATCTGCTGGAGGCTGGCGTTCACTTCGGTCACCAGACCAACCGTTGGAACCCCAAAATGCGCCCCTTCATCTTCGGTGAGCGCAACGGCATCCACATCATCGACCTGAGCCAGACGGTTCGCATGTTCGCTGACGCCTACGACTTCGTGGCCAAAGTGGCTGCCAAGGGTGAGACGATCATGTTCGTCGGCACCAAGAAGCAGGCGCAGGATGCCATCCGCGAGCAGGCCGAGCGCGCCGGTCAGTTCTACGTGATCAACCGCTGGCTCGGCGGCACGATGACCAACTTCCAGACGATCCGCAACAGCATCAACCGCCTCAAAGAGCTCGACAAGATGTCGCGCGACGGCTCCTACGCCAAATACACCAAGAAAGAAGTCTTGATGTTTGAGCGTGAGAAAGAGCGCCTTGAGAACAACGTTGGCGGTATCCGTGACATGAACGGCGTGCCCGGCGCCCTCTTCATCATCGATCCGAAGAAAGAAGAGAACGCCGTTAAGGAAGCCAAGAAGCTGGGTATCCCGGTTGTGGCCGTCTGCGATAGCAACTGCGACCCGCGCGAGATCGACTACCCGATCCCCGGCAACGATGACGCCATCCGCGCCATCCGCCTCTTCGCCAGCGCGATCGCGGAAGCATGCCTGGAAGGCTCCAAGTCCGCCAGCCAGCGTCGCGAGCAGAGCGCGCGTGAAGCGGCCAAAGAGTCGGCCGATTTCAACGCTCCGCAGAAAGGCAAGGCTGCCGAAGTTGAAGTTCAGCGCGTGAGCCGCCCCGAGAAGTCCGAAGGCGACAGCGGCGAAGCCAAAGCCGAGTAA
- the tsf gene encoding translation elongation factor Ts: MSISAQEVKKLREMSGAGMMDCKKALQETNGDLDEALLYLQKKGSAAAAKKASRTAAEGRVQIWTNDDSTEAVMVEVNCETDFVSRNENFHAFVERIATTIGESGVESVEALQDVTIAGGEKTVADYTGEQIATIGENIKVRRFVRYKTDAGVVGPYTHAGDQLGVLVQLDAAEGADKEAVLDVARDVAMHIAAMKPGYLNDSDIPAEDEAAHKEILAARAAETGKPAEIVERMLSGQIKKWRAESVLVSQAFVKDSDTTVGAFVKKAGASIAAFVRFEVGEGITKEEKSLSEEVAEQLRGS; encoded by the coding sequence ATGTCGATTTCTGCCCAGGAAGTCAAAAAGCTGCGCGAGATGAGCGGCGCCGGCATGATGGACTGCAAAAAAGCCCTCCAGGAGACCAACGGTGACCTGGACGAAGCCCTGCTTTACCTGCAGAAGAAGGGCTCTGCGGCTGCCGCCAAGAAGGCCTCGCGCACCGCGGCCGAAGGCCGGGTTCAGATCTGGACCAACGACGACTCCACCGAAGCGGTGATGGTCGAAGTCAACTGCGAGACCGACTTTGTGTCGCGCAACGAGAACTTCCACGCGTTTGTTGAGCGCATCGCCACGACCATTGGTGAGTCCGGTGTGGAGTCGGTCGAAGCCCTTCAGGACGTCACCATCGCCGGTGGCGAGAAGACCGTGGCTGACTACACCGGCGAGCAGATCGCCACGATTGGCGAGAACATCAAGGTTCGCCGTTTTGTGCGTTACAAGACCGACGCTGGCGTGGTCGGTCCCTACACCCACGCTGGCGACCAGCTCGGCGTGCTCGTGCAGCTGGATGCGGCTGAAGGTGCCGACAAAGAGGCCGTCCTCGATGTGGCACGCGACGTGGCCATGCATATCGCCGCGATGAAGCCGGGTTACCTCAACGACTCGGACATCCCGGCCGAAGACGAAGCGGCCCACAAAGAGATCCTGGCTGCCCGTGCTGCCGAGACTGGCAAGCCGGCCGAGATCGTCGAGCGCATGCTCAGCGGTCAGATCAAGAAGTGGCGTGCCGAGTCGGTGCTTGTCAGCCAGGCCTTCGTGAAGGACTCCGACACCACCGTGGGCGCGTTCGTGAAGAAGGCCGGTGCCTCGATCGCCGCGTTCGTGCGCTTTGAGGTGGGTGAGGGTATCACCAAAGAAGAGAAGAGTCTGAGCGAAGAAGTCGCCGAGCAGTTGCGCGGCTCCTGA
- the pyrH gene encoding UMP kinase, protein MSANYKRVLIKLSGEALQGDQGYGISPSTLETFAGEIAELQRMGVEVAIVIGGGNIFRGVAGSTAGMDRTSADYMGMLATVMNGIALQDAIERLGVATRLQTALEIKEIAEPYIRRRATRHLEKGRVVIFGAGTGNPYFTTDTAAALRAMEVQAEVILKATNVDGVYDCDPRTNPNAKRFERLTYLDVLSKNLRVMDSTAISLCMENDLPIIVFDLNQAGNIKRVIEGEDLGTLICPNPK, encoded by the coding sequence ATGTCCGCCAACTACAAAAGGGTTCTGATCAAACTCAGCGGGGAGGCCTTGCAGGGCGATCAGGGCTACGGGATTTCACCATCAACTCTGGAGACTTTTGCCGGCGAGATCGCCGAGCTCCAGCGCATGGGCGTGGAGGTGGCCATTGTCATCGGGGGAGGTAATATCTTCCGTGGCGTGGCCGGGAGTACCGCCGGGATGGACCGGACCTCGGCCGACTACATGGGGATGCTGGCCACGGTGATGAATGGCATCGCGCTCCAGGATGCCATTGAGCGTCTGGGCGTGGCCACGCGCCTGCAGACGGCTCTGGAGATCAAAGAGATCGCCGAGCCCTATATTCGTCGCCGCGCGACGCGCCACCTGGAGAAGGGGCGTGTTGTGATCTTCGGGGCCGGCACCGGTAACCCCTATTTCACCACGGACACTGCCGCGGCACTGCGCGCGATGGAGGTGCAGGCCGAGGTGATTCTTAAAGCTACCAACGTCGATGGTGTGTACGACTGTGACCCGCGCACAAACCCCAACGCGAAGCGCTTTGAGCGGTTGACTTACCTTGATGTCTTGTCGAAGAATCTGCGTGTGATGGACTCCACCGCGATCAGCCTGTGCATGGAGAACGACCTGCCGATCATCGTCTTTGATCTGAATCAGGCCGGGAACATCAAGCGGGTGATCGAGGGTGAAGACCTGGGTACGCTGATTTGCCCCAACCCTAAATAA
- the frr gene encoding ribosome recycling factor: MVQEVIEGLRSDYEETLNKLRRELTKIRTGRANVNMLDGVRVEYYGSPTPLSQLATLRVPEPRLITIQPWEKNIISDIEKAIQMSDLGLNPSNDGTLIRVPIPALTGERRQELVKVARRAGEDHKIALRNQRRDANDMVKQMEKDSEITEDEMHKGFEKINSITEEFTSKIDAMLDKKEAEIVEV, encoded by the coding sequence ATGGTTCAGGAAGTCATCGAGGGTTTGCGCAGCGACTATGAAGAGACGCTCAATAAGCTGCGCCGTGAGCTGACCAAAATTCGTACCGGACGTGCCAACGTGAACATGCTTGATGGCGTGCGCGTGGAGTACTACGGCAGCCCCACGCCGCTGAGCCAGTTGGCTACGCTGCGCGTTCCGGAGCCGCGCCTGATTACGATTCAGCCCTGGGAGAAAAACATCATCTCTGACATCGAGAAGGCCATTCAGATGTCGGATCTGGGTCTGAACCCGTCGAATGACGGTACCTTGATTCGCGTGCCGATTCCCGCGCTTACCGGTGAGCGCCGCCAGGAGCTTGTGAAGGTGGCGCGTCGTGCCGGCGAAGACCATAAGATCGCGCTTCGTAACCAACGCCGCGATGCCAACGATATGGTCAAGCAGATGGAGAAGGACTCCGAGATCACCGAAGATGAGATGCATAAGGGCTTCGAGAAGATCAACAGCATCACCGAAGAGTTCACCTCGAAGATTGACGCGATGCTCGACAAGAAAGAAGCCGAGATCGTGGAAGTCTGA